Sequence from the Rhodococcus jostii RHA1 genome:
CAGCGGTCGGCGCTGCTCAAGACCGCGGGCGGCGCGCTGCGACGGGTGTCTCGCGGCAGCGGCCGGCCGAGTGAGGACGGCGCGAGCGCCCTTGCCACGCTGGAGGTCTGGGACGGACATCTCGCCGCACACGGCGCACAGCTGCTCGCCGGGCGGCTCCACCTCGTCCATGATCTCGCGCCCCACCTGGCCGAGTCGTACCAATCGCTGGCGCCGGAGTCGAGGCCCGCGAGCATCCGCTACCGCTCGAGTCTGGGCTCCTCGCTGCCACCGGAGTTCACCGAACCGGCTCGAGTGCCCGAGGCGGGCGACATCGCGTTCCTCGAGGAGCGATTCCTTCAGGAGCTTTCCGTGATGCGCTCCAAGGAAATCGAGCGCGGGGTGTGTCTCGTCGGACCGCATCGTGACGATCTCGAACTGCACCTCGGCGACACCCCGGCGAAGGGATTCGCAAGTCACGGTGAGTCGTGGTCATTCGCGCTGTCGTTGCGGCTCGCGGGATTCGCCCTGCTGCGCTCGGACGGCAGCGATCCCGTCCTCATGCTCGACGACGTGTTCGCCGAACTCGACCGTCGCCGACGGCGCGCACTCGCCAAGGTCGCGTTGGACGCGGAACAGGTGCTGATCACGGCTGCCGTGCCGGAAGATGTTCCGGAGGAACTCGACGCCGTCCGATTCGGTGTGGAGGCCCGCGACACCGATCGAGGACGGATATCGCACATCGTGGAAGAGCCGGAGGACCGCAGTGACGGATGATCTCGAACCCACCGCACCGGCAGCGGCGGCCCCCGAACCGGAAGTGAAGGGAATCGACCTCGCCCGCCGTGCCCTCGAGGAGGCGCGTGCCGCGGCGAAGGCGAGCGGAAAATCTGTCGGGCAGGGCCGCCGATCCGGAACCGGTGTCCGGGCCCTGCGCGCCCGGCGTCGACGCGGATGGTCGGGTCCGGGGCCGGACGACCGCGATCCGCAGCCGTTCGGTGCACTGACCAACGCGATCGCGAAACAGCGCGGCTGGTCGCCCAAGGTGTCCGAGGGGACGGTCCTCGGTCGGTGGGTGCAGGTGGTCGGTGAGGACATCGCCGCGCACGCCGAACCGACGGGGCTGCGGGACGGGATCCTGAGCGTCTCCGCGGAGTCGACGGCCTGGGCGACGCAGCTTCGGATGATGCAGTCGCAGATTCTCGCGAAGATCGCCGCGGCCGTCGGCGACGGCGTCGTGAAGTCGTTGCGGATCACCGGTCCGACCGCTCCGAGCTGGCGAAAAGGGGAACGGCACATCCGGGGGCGCGGCCCCCGGGACACCTACGGATAGGCCGGAGCGGACGTTCGGTTCCTGGTTTTGTCTATTACCCGGTGTTACAGTTACTCCAGGTTTTCGAGTGAACTGTGCCACAGGCCTCCGTCGTGGCGCAGCCGCCGGCACGAAGGAGTATTGAGATGTCCGCCCCGACTGCACCCCGGAACGCGATCCCCGAACCGGACCACATCCTGTTGCAGGCCAGGAACGTGGAGTTCGACTGGTCGAACCTCCCCATGCACTGGATCCCGGGCGACCCGTTCAGCACGCACGCCCTCAACGTCCTGCATCTGCTCCTGCCCGCGGGCGAGGAGTGGTTCGTCGAGACGTTCAAAGAGGCGCTGCCGCAGATCGAGGACGAGCAGCTCCGCGACGACGTGGTCGGGTTCATCGGCCAGGAGGCGATGCACGCCAACGCCCACACCGGCGTGCTGGTGCACCTGAAGGAGAAGGGTCTCGACCCGACGCCGTTCACCGAGCAGATGGAATGGACGTTCTCCAAGATCCTCGGACCGCGACCGCTCACCGGTCTGCGGGAGAAGAACTACCTGATCGAGCGGCTGGCGGTCATCGCCGCCATCGAGCACATCACCGCGTTCCTCGGCGACTGGGTACTCAATGCCGAGGGACTCGATCGCTCCGGCATGCATCCGACGATGCTCGACCTGCTGCGCTGGCACGGCGCCGAGGAGGTGGAGCACCGCTCCGTGGCATACGACGTCATGCGGTACTTCGACAAGCGTGAGTCCCGGCGGATCCGCACCCAGGTGATCGTCACCCCGGTCATCGTGTGGCTGTGGGTGCGCGGCACCCGGTTCCTCATGCGCAACGATCCCGAGCTCGCC
This genomic interval carries:
- the recF gene encoding DNA replication/repair protein RecF (All proteins in this family for which functions are known are DNA-binding proteins that assist the filamentation of RecA onto DNA for the initiation of recombination or recombinational repair.), with the protein product MFVRALSLRDFRSWDALGLTLRPGCTVFVGPNGHGKTNVLEALGYLSTLSSHRVSSDAPLIRTGTGQAFAGATVVNAGRELTVDLELNEGKSNRARINQSPTRRPREILGILQTVLFAPEDLSLVRGDPGDRRRYLDELLTSRIPRMAAVRADYDRVLRQRSALLKTAGGALRRVSRGSGRPSEDGASALATLEVWDGHLAAHGAQLLAGRLHLVHDLAPHLAESYQSLAPESRPASIRYRSSLGSSLPPEFTEPARVPEAGDIAFLEERFLQELSVMRSKEIERGVCLVGPHRDDLELHLGDTPAKGFASHGESWSFALSLRLAGFALLRSDGSDPVLMLDDVFAELDRRRRRALAKVALDAEQVLITAAVPEDVPEELDAVRFGVEARDTDRGRISHIVEEPEDRSDG
- a CDS encoding DUF721 family protein, with product MTDDLEPTAPAAAAPEPEVKGIDLARRALEEARAAAKASGKSVGQGRRSGTGVRALRARRRRGWSGPGPDDRDPQPFGALTNAIAKQRGWSPKVSEGTVLGRWVQVVGEDIAAHAEPTGLRDGILSVSAESTAWATQLRMMQSQILAKIAAAVGDGVVKSLRITGPTAPSWRKGERHIRGRGPRDTYG
- a CDS encoding metal-dependent hydrolase — its product is MSAPTAPRNAIPEPDHILLQARNVEFDWSNLPMHWIPGDPFSTHALNVLHLLLPAGEEWFVETFKEALPQIEDEQLRDDVVGFIGQEAMHANAHTGVLVHLKEKGLDPTPFTEQMEWTFSKILGPRPLTGLREKNYLIERLAVIAAIEHITAFLGDWVLNAEGLDRSGMHPTMLDLLRWHGAEEVEHRSVAYDVMRYFDKRESRRIRTQVIVTPVIVWLWVRGTRFLMRNDPELAQWSAHRRKPHLTDFFAAGKRGTLPTARELGKRMSTYFTRSYHPSNEGSTAQAVKYLASSPAAQAAER